The Curtobacterium poinsettiae DNA segment CCGAGGTGCTGCACGCCGGCCTGTCCCGGTCGGCGGCACGCGCCCCCGACGGGTACGTGGACGCGGAGACCCTCGACCGCATCGGTTCGGAGACCGCGGAACGCCGCGGCGTCGCTGCGGCCGAGCTGCGGCGAGCGCTGCGTTCCGACGCCTGGTTCCGGACACTCGACGCCCTCGACGACCTGCTGCTGCGGGCGCCGGCCGGCCCGCACGCGGACGACGACGGGGCCACGTTCGTCAGCCGGCACATCCGGCACGAGCGGGCACGCGTCGGTCGGCTGCTCGGTGACACCGGCGATGACCTCGACACCCTGCACGAGGTCCGGAAGGCCGCGCGCCGGTTGCGCTACGCCCTGCAGGCGGCCGGTGATCTTCCTGACGTCGGGAAACGCCGGCTCGGTCGACTGCGACGGGTGCAGGAGACCCTGGGCGAGACGCTCGACGCCGCGCACGCGGCCGATGCGTACCGACGGCTGGCAGCCGTGGCGGCGCAGCACGGTGAGGACACGTTCGGGTACGGCGTCCTGGCGACGACCGAGCAAGCGGCCAGCACGCAGGGGCTGCACCGATCGCGGAAGCTGCTCGCGCGGCTCTGACCGGGTGCGAGAATCGGGCCGTGCCGCACTACTTCGAGGACCTCGCTGCCGGGCAGACCTTCACCACGCCGGGACGCACCATCACCGAGGCGGACGTGGTGTCGTTCGCCTCGTGGACGAACGACAACAACCAGGTGCACACGGACGTCGAGTTCGCGGGGAGGACCCGGTACGGGCAGCGGATCGTGCACGGGTTGCTCGGCACCTCGCTGTGCCTCGGGCTCATCGCACGCACGGGTGTGTTCGAGGGGTCCGCGGTGGCACTGCTCGGGATCGATCAGTGGCGCTTCACCGAGCCGGTGTTCATCGGGGACACCGTGACCTGCACCGTCGAGGTCCTCGGCACCCGGCTGACGAGTTCGGGCACGACCGGGATCGTCGAACGAGCGGTGGCCCTGCGGAACCAGCACGGCACGGTCGTCCAGCAGGGACGGATGGACGTCATGGTCCTGACCCGCGACGCCGCGATCGGTTGATCGACCGCTCGACGAGCGCCAGCGGAACCTGCTCTGCGCAATCCCGGCGCTCTCTTTACAACGATGTACCAGCACGGGAGCATGGACGCATGAGCACGCTCGACGGCATCGTGGCCGCACCTGACTCCGCTTCCGCCCCCGGCCTCCCCCTCGCCTCGCGACAGGACGGCACGTACCCCCGGCCGCAGATGCTCCGCACCGCCTGGGCCGACCTCGACGGCACGTGGTCGTTCCGGAACGACGGCGACGACGACGCCTGGCGCACCGGCTTCACCGACGCCCGGGACATCGTGGTCCCGTTCCCGCCCGAGTCCCCGGCCTCGGGCATCGACGAACCCGGCTTCCAGCCCGTGGTCTGGTACTCCCGCGCGATCACCCGCTCGGAGCTCGACGCCGCCGGGTTCGGCATCGGCGCGCCCCGGCTCGTCCTGCACTTCGGCGCCGTCGACCACCGCGCGCGCGTCTGGATCGACGGGCAGTTCATCGGCGGACACGAGGGCGGCCACACCCCGTTCTCCTTCGACGTCACCGAGGCGCTGGCCACCGACCCCGACGCCGTGCACACCCTGGTGGTCCGCGCCGAGGACGACCCGCACGACCTGACCCAGCCGCGCGGCAAGCAGGACTGGCACGAGGACCCGCACGCGATCTGGTACCGCCGGACCACCGGGATCTGGCAGACGGTCTGGCTCGAGGCCGTGCCGACCGCCTCGATCGCGTCCCTGCGCTGGACGAACGTCGACCACGCGACCATGCGGCTGACGGTCGGGCTCGACGGACACCGTACGGGCGGTGAGCGCCTGCGCGTCGAGGCCCGCTGGGACGACCGCGACGAGCACCTCGCCACGATCGAGACCACGGTCGGCGAGACCGGCGACGAGTTCGACGTGGTCGTGCCGATCGCACGGCAGACGAACGGGCAGGCCGAGGACGAGCTGCACTGGACGCCGGACACGCCCCGGCTGATCGACGCCACGGTCACGCTGCTGCCGCGCTCCGGCTCCGGCTCCGGCTCCGGTACGACGGCGAGCACGGGCGCGCTCGACGCCGTCGCCAGCTACTTCGGGATCCGGACGGTCGGGGTCGACGGCGGCGCGTTCCTGCTCAACGGCCGACGCCACGACGTCCGCAGTGTCCTCAACCAGGGCTACTGGCCCGAGTCGCACATCGCTGCCCCGTCCCGTCCAGCACTCCGCCGCGAGGTCGAACTCATCAAGGAGCTCGGCTTCAACGCAGCCCGCAACCACCAGAAGATCGAGGACCCGCGGTTCCTGTACTGGGCCGACCGACTCGGACTCATGGTGTGGGGTGAGGCCCCCGGCGCGTACGCGTTCTCCCCCCGCGCCGTGCAGCGTCTGGTGCGCGAGTGGATGGACGCCGTCGAGCGTGACGCCTCGCACCCGTCGATCGTCACCTGGGTGCCCGCCAACGAGAGCTGGGGCGTGCAGCACATCGCCACCGACCCGGCGCAGCAGGCCTACGCCCGGGCCCTCGCCGACGTCACGCGAGCGTTGGACCCGACGCGTCCGGTGATCTCCAACGACGGGTGGGAGCACACGAACTCCGACATCGTCACGATCCACGACTACGAGGGCGACGGACCCCGGCTCGCGGCCACCTACGCGGACGAGACCGCACGGACCCGGCTCCTCGGTGGCATCGGTCCGGCGGATCGCCGCATCCTCGTCGGCGGTGCCGAAGACCTCGGCCAGCCGGTCATGCTCACCGAGTTCGGGGGTGTGAACTACCAGCCGGGCGTCCAGCGCGAGGACGGCTGGGGCTACACGTCGGCCAGTGACGGCGACGACTGGGTGGCCCGGATCACCGCGCTGTACGACGCGATCCGTGCGAGCTCGTTCCTCGCCGGGTCCTGCTACACGCAGCTCACCGACACCATGCAGGAGACGAACGGCCTGCTCAACGCAGACCGGTCCCCGAAGGTGCCGATCGAGCAGATCCGTCGCGCGGTCACGGGGCACTAGCCGGGAGGCCCGCACTTCGTGAGCAGCAGTGGTCGGGTCCGGCAGACGGACCAGACCACTGCTGCTCCCGCTCCACTCGGGTCGCCTCGCGCCGGGCGGGTGGCGACTCGCGATGCGGGGTGCGGCCCGCGGTCTGGGAGGATCGGGCGGGTGACGAACGTGGCGGAAGCGAGCCGGGCCTCCAGGCAGGGGTTCCGCAGCCTGCTGACCGGACGGCACAGCGCCTGGACCGCACCGCTGCTGATCTGGGCGGGCTCGCGGGTGGTCAGCACCGTGCTGCTGGCGACCGTGTACCTGCTGGCGACCGCGAACGGCTGGCCGTTCGCCTCGTACCGGCAGGATCCCTCGTTCTTCACGTTCTCGGGCTCGTGGGACGCATCGTTCTACCGGATCATCGCCGAGCACGGGTACCCGGCGACACTGCCGACCGATGACTCCGGGCACGTCCTGCCGAACGCGTGGGCGTTCCTGCCGGTGTTCCCCGCCGTGGTGCGGGTCGTGATGACGCTGACCGGAGCGTCGTTCTGGGTCGCCGGGGTCGTGGTGGCGTCGATGGCCGGAGCGGGTGCCTGCGTGCTGCTGTACCGGCTGGTGCTCGCCGTCGGGTGCTCGCACCGGGCCCGCTGGGCGACCGGACTGTTCGCGTTCGCACCGACGGGGTTCCTGCTGCAGGTCGCCTACGCGGAGAGCCTGCTGCTCGTGCTGCTGTTCGGCGCCCTGCTCGCCCTGGTCCGGCGTCGGTACTGGCTGATCGCGCCGCTCGGTGTCGTGGCGGCGTTCACGAAGCCCGGGGTCCTCGCGCTGGCGCTGGCGTTGGCCGTGCACCTGGTCCTGCGGTGGGTGGCGTGGCGCCGGCAGCGGGACGCGTTCCCGTGGCGAGACCGGTTCGCGATCGTGGTGTCGGGCCTGGTCGTCGCTGCTGCGGGGCTGGCGTGGCCCGTCATCGCGACGGCCGTGACGGGGCGCCCGAACGCGTACCTGGACACCGAGCTGTCGTGGTGGGTGGGGTTCGTCGGCCGCCAGCACTTCGCGCCGCTGACGCCGTGGTTCACGATGGCGTCGACGTGGCTCGGGCCGCTCGGCATCGTGCTCGTCGTGGTGGTGCTCGCCGGCGCCGTGTGGTTCTTCGCGCGCAGGAGCACCAGGGCCCTGGGCACCGACGTGCTCGCATTCACGGCCTCCTACGGGCTGTACCTGGTGGCGGTGTTCCTGCCGCAGCAGTCGTTGCCGCGGTTGCTCATGCCGATGGCGCCGCTGCTCGGCTCGGACGTCTTCGTGGGGACCCGGCGGCGGGCGGTGACGTGGCTGGTCGTCGGGGTGTGCCTGCAGCCGGTCGCGATCGTGCTGCTGTGGTTCCTCGGCTACCCGTGAGCGGTGCGGTCATTCGGCTGTGCAAGACACCGGTGTTCGCCGGTTGCACACGCGCAGACCGCGGTGCGACGCGCGAACACCGGTGTCTTGCGGGCCGCGTCAGCGCTCCGCGTCGAAGGTGTGGAACCAGGCCGATCCACCGGGGTGCTGCACCGTGATCATCTCGTCGAGGTCGCGGTAGGGGCCGTCCTGGTTGTGGCTCGCCGACTTGATGCGGATGGTGCCGTCGGGCTCGGTGAAGACCTCGGACACGATGGTGGTGTGGTCCGGTGAGCCGTTGGCGTTCCAGTCGAAGAACACGATGTCGCCGACCCTGACCTTGTCGCGCTCGTCGGACGACCGCCGGGTGAGCCCGAACTCCGCCGCGTTGGTCTCGAGCCACGGGTCCATCGTCGGGCAGTAGGTCCACGTCGCACTGTGCTCGGCACCGGCCGCACGGTTGTACCAGTCGGACCGCTGCTCCCACCCGCGGGCGATGAGCGTCTGGCTGACGTAGTTCGCGCAGTCGCCACCGATGGGGTTCATCGTGCCGTACTCGGCGAGGTTGTAGTCCTTCCAGTACCGCATCGCGTAGGCGAGCTGCCGGTCGACGTCGGTCAGTGCCGCGTAGGCGAGGGTGGTCGAGGCGACCGCGCTGCCCGCAGCGGGCGTCGCTGCGGCGGTCGGCGTCGGCGTGGTGGTCG contains these protein-coding regions:
- a CDS encoding MaoC/PaaZ C-terminal domain-containing protein: MPHYFEDLAAGQTFTTPGRTITEADVVSFASWTNDNNQVHTDVEFAGRTRYGQRIVHGLLGTSLCLGLIARTGVFEGSAVALLGIDQWRFTEPVFIGDTVTCTVEVLGTRLTSSGTTGIVERAVALRNQHGTVVQQGRMDVMVLTRDAAIG
- a CDS encoding glycoside hydrolase family 2 protein, with the protein product MSTLDGIVAAPDSASAPGLPLASRQDGTYPRPQMLRTAWADLDGTWSFRNDGDDDAWRTGFTDARDIVVPFPPESPASGIDEPGFQPVVWYSRAITRSELDAAGFGIGAPRLVLHFGAVDHRARVWIDGQFIGGHEGGHTPFSFDVTEALATDPDAVHTLVVRAEDDPHDLTQPRGKQDWHEDPHAIWYRRTTGIWQTVWLEAVPTASIASLRWTNVDHATMRLTVGLDGHRTGGERLRVEARWDDRDEHLATIETTVGETGDEFDVVVPIARQTNGQAEDELHWTPDTPRLIDATVTLLPRSGSGSGSGTTASTGALDAVASYFGIRTVGVDGGAFLLNGRRHDVRSVLNQGYWPESHIAAPSRPALRREVELIKELGFNAARNHQKIEDPRFLYWADRLGLMVWGEAPGAYAFSPRAVQRLVREWMDAVERDASHPSIVTWVPANESWGVQHIATDPAQQAYARALADVTRALDPTRPVISNDGWEHTNSDIVTIHDYEGDGPRLAATYADETARTRLLGGIGPADRRILVGGAEDLGQPVMLTEFGGVNYQPGVQREDGWGYTSASDGDDWVARITALYDAIRASSFLAGSCYTQLTDTMQETNGLLNADRSPKVPIEQIRRAVTGH
- a CDS encoding amidase domain-containing protein yields the protein MTASMNRRALLSLAGVAGIGLAVAACSSGSDKGGDSGNGRGGGRGSSGGGDATSTPTAKPVTPAQVPLAGGVTITVTGTGLAAVKGVTVGGVAARDVTATASKVTFTAPHQAMYTAGDADVELFTESIEPSPSVNRSSDGNGSAANDGQSGATQDTATTTPTPTAAATPAAGSAVASTTLAYAALTDVDRQLAYAMRYWKDYNLAEYGTMNPIGGDCANYVSQTLIARGWEQRSDWYNRAAGAEHSATWTYCPTMDPWLETNAAEFGLTRRSSDERDKVRVGDIVFFDWNANGSPDHTTIVSEVFTEPDGTIRIKSASHNQDGPYRDLDEMITVQHPGGSAWFHTFDAER